In Cololabis saira isolate AMF1-May2022 chromosome 10, fColSai1.1, whole genome shotgun sequence, a single window of DNA contains:
- the LOC133451789 gene encoding C-C chemokine receptor type 3-like, with translation MDDDEDQYDLFLKLFEETMNMTDPTYVVSKTVQLCTKEDVNEFGARFIPVFYYVNFALSYLGNGLVLFILHKYEKLNTVTNIFLLNLVLSNILFASSLPFWAWYHLSEWIFGAALCKMVSSAYFIGFYSSILFLTLMTFDRYLAVVHAVAAAKSRKRVYAIIASVVVWCISILASVKELVLQNVSKNPLTGLMCEETGYSKSTLHNWRLVSSYQQFLLFFLFPLIMVMYCYISITVRVLTTQLKERCRAIKLIFVIIFTFFVCWTPFNIVVLLRGIKISQSSPEEDPCDDSLDYALYVTRNIAYLYCCISPVFYTFVGKKFQSHLKRLMAKRIPCLRRHLSLDSQTTRSTSQRTPYSVYEY, from the coding sequence ATGGACGATGATGAAGACCAGTACGATCTCTTCCTGAAACTGTTCGAAGAAACCATGAACATGACCGACCCAACCTACGTGGTCAGTAAAACCGTCCAGCTCTGTACGAAGGAAGACGTCAACGAGTTTGGAGCAAGATTCATCCCAGTCTTCTACTACGTCAACTTCGCCTTGAGTTACCTCGGTAATGGGCttgtcctcttcatcctccACAAGTACGAGAAGCTCAACACGGTGACAAACATCTTCCTCCTGAATCTGGTCCTCTCCAACATCCTGTTTGCCTCCAGTCTGCCTTTCTGGGCCTGGTATCATCTGTCCGAGTGGATCTTCGGTGCTGCTCTCTGTAAGATGGTCAGTAGCGCCTACTTCATCGGGTTCTACAGCTCCATCCTCTTCCTCACACTCATGACCTTTGACCGATACCTGGCCGTGGTGCACGCGGTGGCGGCTGCCAAGAGCAGGAAGCGAGTGTACGCCATCATCGCGTCGGTGGTGGTTTGGTGCATCAGCATTCTCGCAAGTGTGAAGGAGCTGGTTCTTCAGAACGTTTCCAAGAACCCTTTAACCGGACTCATGTGCGAGGAGACGGGGTACTCAAAGAGCACCTTGCACAACTGGCGCCTGGTCAGTTCCTATCAACAGTTCctgctcttcttcctctttcctctcATCATGGTGATGTACTGCTACATCAGCATCACTGTGCGTGTCCTAACCACCCAACTGAAGGAGAGGTGTCGTGCCATTAAGCTCATATTTGTTATCATCTTCACCTTCTTTGTCTGCTGGACGCCCTTCAATATCGTCGTCCTCCTTCGAGGTATCAAGATCTCCCAATCCAGCCCAGAAGAAGACCCATGTGATGACAGTCTAGACTACGCCCTGTACGTGACCCGGAACATCGCCTACTTGTACTGCTGCATCAGTCCTGTGTTTTACACGTTTGTAGGAAAGAAGTTCCAGAGTCACTTGAAAAGACTGATGGCCAAGAGGATTCCCTGTCTGAGGAGACATCTCAGTTTGGACAGCCAGACCACCAGGTCCACATCCCAGAGGACACCGTATTCTGTTTATGAGTACTGA